GTAGAAAGAGGTGAAATTTTAGGAATCATAGGGGAAAGTGGCTCTGGAAAAACTACTTTAATTCATTCTATAATTAGAGCAATAAAACCTCCTGGAAAAATATCTTCTGGTAAAATATTTTATGAAGGCAGAAATTTATTATCTTTAAATGAGAATGAATTTAAAGAGATATTATGGAAAGAAATCTCCTTTGTTCCTCAAGCTAGTCAAAACACTCTTAATCCAGTTTTAACTATTTATAAAACTTTTTATTATATAGCTGAGAGTCACGGAAAGAGCGATGAAAAAGAAGTAAAAGAAAGAGCTAGTGAGCTACTTAAGTTAGTAGGCTTAGATCCTAAAAGAGTTCTTAATATGTATCCCTTTCAATTGTCTGGAGGGATGAAACAGAGGGTAATGATTGCCTTAAGCTTATTATTAAATCCTAAATTAATCCTAATGGATGAGCCTACTAGTGCTTTAGATATGCTTAATCAACAGTTAATTTTAAAACTTATTAAAGATATAAATAGAGAATTTCAAGTCACAATTATTTACGTTACACATGACATACTTAACGTAGCTCAAATAGCAAATAGACTTCTCGTAATGTATAAGGGTTATGTAATGGAAGAGGGAAAAACTGAAGAAGTCTTAAAGAATCCTTTAAACCCATATACATACCTGCTTATTAACTCAATACCATCCTTAAAAGGTGAAATAAAGGCTATCAATGTTCCAGAAGATGAAGGTATATATAATAAAGGTTGTCCTTTTTTAGGTAGATGTAGTAAGTCATTTAACAAATGTGAGGAGTTACCAGAAATGCGTAGAATAGGCAGTAGAAGTGTAAGGTGTCATTTATATGACTCTAATGCAACTTAAGAACGTTTCAGTTATTTTTGAAGATCGAGAAGGAATATTAAGAAAAAAGAAATTTTATGCACTTAAGGATATCTCATTGAATATAAATGAAGACGATTTGATTACGGTAATAGGTGAAAGTGGTGCAGGTAAAACCACGTTAGGTAGAATTATTGTTGGTTTACAGAAACCCACAAAGGGTAATGTAATATATAAAGGCTATGATATTTGGAAGGAGAAAAGAAAAATATATTCAACTTATAGAAGAGAAGTTCAGTTAATTCCTCAAGATCCTTATTCAACGTTGCCATTTAATAAAACTGTTGAGGAAATATTATCAGCACCTATACTTAGATGGGAAAAGTTAAGTAAAAATGAGCTTAAAGAACGAATGATTAGGTTATTACAATTAGTGAAATTAGTCCCTCCTGAGGAATTTTTGACTAAATACCCTCATCAACTCTCTGGGGGTCAAAAACAGAGGCTTAATATAGCTAGAAGCTTAGCCGTAAATCCTAAATTAGTAGTTGCAGATGAGCCCGTTACGATGGTTGACGCCTCATTAAGAATCGGTATATTAAATACACTAGCAGAAATAAAGAACAAATTAGGTCTTTCAATGGTTTTTATTACTCATGATATTCCAATAGCTAGATATTTTTATCATCTGATAAACCGTGGTAACACTATAGTTATGTTTGCTGGGAGAATAGTAGAGGAGGGTGACTTAGAGGAGATCTTAAGTGAACCTTTGCATCCATATACTAAGGATTTAATAAAAATAACACCATCGATAGATAATTTACATAGAGAGGAAGAAGTCAAAATAAATTACAGTAGGGTAGAGAAGGGATGTCCTTATAGATTAAGATGTCCTTTTGCAATGCCTATCTGTTCTCAAAATGAACCCTCACTAGAACAATATACGCATAAAGTTGCATGTTATCTTTATGGTAAAAAACAATAAAACCTTACTATCAACTATATACATAAATGTTTTATATGCATAAGGAAATTTACGAGGAACCTAAGGCTATAATTAATACTTTAGAAGAACTCGAAAGATACGTAAAAGATATAGTAAATGTTATCAAAAAATATGGAAGAATTTATGTAATAGGAAGCGGGACTAGTTATCACGCCTCATTATATTTTGAATTATTATTTCCTAACTCTGTTGCAATCCACGCCTCTGAATTTATTAAAAGGAAAATTAGTATCGATAACAACACGTTAGTAGTAGCGATAAGTCAATCGGGTGAAAGTAAAGACGTTATAGATAGCGTGATGTATGCGAAAAAATTAGGAGGAAAAGTCTTAGGAGTAACTAATACATTCAATAGTACTTTATATAGATTATCTGATGAAAGAATATTAACTAAAGCCGGAGAAGAGAAAGCTGTAGCTGCGACTAAAAGTTATATAGCACAGCTGACTGCGATTGCGTATCTCTTCTCGTATTATATAGGAGATGAAGAACTTAAGAAACAGATTTTGAATCTACCCAGTAAAATTTACGATACATTTGCGATGGAAGGGTTATATAAGAAGTATGGTGAGACATTGAATGAAAAAGTTATAGTATTAGGTTCTGGTATACTTTATCCTACAGCTTTAGAATCTTCACTTAAATTAAGGGAAACTGCAAATTTACTTTCAGAAGCGTTCCCCACTAGAGAATTTCTTCATGGTTATCTTCAGACGTTAGATTCTAACACAGATGTTATTGTATTAGGTGATGGCTCTGATGAGAGACAGATAGTTAAGAAACTAACTCAATATAGCAGAGTAATAAGAATATGTGAAAGCTGTGAGATTTCTGTGCCTAATATTATAGACCTGTTAAAACCTATAATATATATAATTCCAGTGCAATTCATTGCATTTTATAAAGCTTTAAAAAAAGGATTAAATCCAGATAAACCTGAAAAGTTAGTAAAAGTAGTTAAAGAGTAAGATTACAAAAAGATATTATCAATAAAATTCGATATTGTATAAATTAAAATATTATCTATATTTTAAAAATATCCGAAATATATAGAAATTTAAATAATATTATATGAAATAAACTTAAGGCATAGTTTTCATGAGCTTAACTAAAAGTAGCAACGTGATTTTAAAATAATATTTATATTTCGAGTGGTAGTTTATGTATTCATGATCGATTTAAAAAGGTACACGATATTTTTAGACTTTAATGGATTTAATTATAATGGAGAAGAAAAAATAGAGTTGACTTCAGATGAGGATAGATTAGAATTAGATAGTGTAGATATTGATATTATTAACGTTAAAGCTGACGGTAATCCAGTTAAATTTGAAGTTAAAGACGAAAAATTAATAGTATATTCCAAGGTGAGTAAAGATATAGAAATAAAATTCAAAGGGAAAGTTGCTGAGAATTCAATTTTAGGAATTTACGCAGCACCGTACGGTGAAGGAAAATATATGATAACTACTCAATTTGAAGCAGTATACGCGAGAAGATTTATTCCTTGTTTTGATCATCCCGCTTTGAAGGCTAGGTTTAAGTTGTTTGTCAGAGTTGATAAGGACCTTAAGGTTATATCCAATATGCCTATTATTAGCGTTAAGGATGAGGGGGATAAAGTAGTTTACGAATTTGATGAAACACCAAAAATGTCAACATACTTGTTATACTTAGGAATAGACGAATTTGAGGAAATTATAGATGAGAGCAGGAAACCTAAGATTATAATCGCTACTGTACCAGGTAAGTCAAGTAAGGGATATTTTGCAATGAGTGTAGCTAGGAGGGTTATAGATTTTTATGAGCAGTACTTTGAAATACCTTACCAATTACCGAAAGTACACCTAATTCAAGTTCCTGAATTTGCCGCAGGGGCTATGGAGAATTGGGGGGCTATTACTTTTAGGGAGAGTGCTTTGTTGGCTGATGATTCTTCTTCTGTTTATCAGAGGTTTAGGGTTGCTGAGGTTGTTGCTCATGAGTTGGCCCATCAATGGTTTGGTAATTTGGTTACTTTGAAGTGGTGGGATGACTTATGGTTAAATGAAAGCTTCGCAACATTTATGGCATATAAAAGCTTAAAGGATATATTTCCGCAATGGGACAGTGAAGGAGCGTTTATATTTGCGGAAACCTTGAGTGCCCTAGAAAAGGATTCTTTGTCTACTACTCATCCCATTGAGGCTAGGGTTAGGGATGTTTTTGAGATTGAGCAGTTGTTTGATGATATTAGTTATGGTAAGGGTGCTAGTGTTTTGCGTATGGTTGAGGGTTTTGTTGGTTTTGATGTTTTTAGGAGGGGTGTTGTTAATTATCTTAAGAGGTTTTCCTTTTCCAATGCTCAAGGTTCTGATTTTTGGAATTCCATTTCCGAAGTTTCCGGTAGTAATGTTTCAGATATAATGGAGGATTGGATAACAAAACCAGGCTACCCCATCATTTACGTTAAAATAGATGGTAAGTCTATAGAATTTTTACAAAAAAGATTTTCATTAATTGGTGAATATGATACTATATATAAAGTTCCTTTAACATACGAGGTTAACGGTAAATTTGAGAAACTTATATTTGATAGGCGAAATATTAAGATTAATAGTGATGATGAGATTAGAAGTATAAAGGTAAATATTAATAGATCAGGTTTCTATAGAGTTTTATACGATTCTATAAGTTTAGCCTTATCAACTAAACTTAATAGATATGAGGAATTGGGTCTTGTAAATGACTATTGGAATTTCCTTTTAGCATTGCTTGTTAATTTTAAAACATATTATGATATAATTAATATCTTTATTAATACTACAAATCCCTTCGTGACTAGAGAAATTACATCGCAACTTTTAACTTTATATTTGATTGATCCTAAGAAATATTATAAAATTTCAAGAGATTTTCTAGTTAGTCAATACAAGGTATATAAGAATTTAACTGATGATCTAAGTAAGTTAGCCTACTCTGATGTGTTAAAAACCTTATCTTATATTGATGAAGATTTTGCATTAGGTTTATCCAATTTGTTCTCAGAATATGATAAATTAGATAGTAATATTAAAGAAGCTGTAGCTATTGCATATGCTGTAGCTACTGGTGATTTTTCTACTTTAGTAAATAAATATAACTCATATAATTTAGATGAAGAGAAAGGTAAAATATTAAGTGCAATATCTTCTATTCGTGATAAATCAATAGTAGATAAGGTAATTCCATTAATATTTAACAGAACTATAAAGATTCAAGATGCTCCTTTTGTAATCTCGTCACTTCTTAGAAGTCCATACGTTAGAGATGAAGCTTGTAAATATATTAAGGATAATTTCGACCAATTAAAGCAATTTATAAGCACAGCTTATGGAGGACCTTGGGCAATAGGTCGTCTAATAAGGGCTATGGTTATGTGTGGTGTAGATAATCCTAACGAGACCATAAACTTTCTAGAAAAAATAAGGTTTAAAGATATTAGTAGACCAATAAATGAAGTTGAAGAATGGATTAAGATATATTCTAGGGTTAAAGAATTTAATGTAGAATGAGTTTTCTATTATATGTTAAATGTAATAGTTAATGGAAGTCATAGAAAGTCATACAATTTTCCATTCAGATATTTTTTCAGAATAATAATAAAACCTGAAAACTTATATAGAAGACAAGGTACTCATATTGAAATTTTATTAGATACTAGTGAGTCAATGTGGTATAGCGAAATACCACCAGAATACGCTAGTTACGGGACTAATTGTAAAGTTATTGATGGTGGAGAGATTTGCGAATATCCCGAATGGGTTTTTAAATACGTTAAGCCACCAAAAATTCAACAAGCATTAGAGGCGTTAAAGAGAATTTTAGAATATATCCCCGCAGATAATTATGTTAGTATATATACGTTTTCTGATGCAATTAAGCCTTTAGTTATAATGTCTTCTCCATCATATGCTTTATCTCAGTTAAATAATGTTCAGAGAGGTGCTCAAGAAACACACTTGTATAGAGCTTTAAATTTAATTAACGATGCAGATGAAATCATTGTAATAACTGATGGCACTCCCACAGATTCCCCTTTATATGTGAAGAAGTTCAGTGGTAGAGTGATATTTGTAGGAGTTGGCAGATATTATAATGAAAATATTCTTAAAGCTTTGTCAGACCAGACTAACGGTATTTTACATCACGTGGACAATCTAGACGAACTATTTAAAATATTTACTGAATCCGTTAAAGAATATATAGGCGCACAAAAAGTAAAAGTTTTTCTTAGTTCAGAATTTCCAGTTAATTTAATAAATTACTATGACAATCCAATTAATTTAGGTACTTTGGAAGGTTTAGTTAGAATTTATGGATATATAGATCTTCCCCCTAACTTTAATGGAAAATTACTAGAAATTAGAGTAAAATATAATATTTTAAACAAAGAGGAAGAAATAGATAAGGAGTTATATATTACAACTGCAAATAATAAGGACGATTTTATTAAAAATATAGACCAAGATATTATAGCTGAAGGGATATGGTATTATAATTTAAGAAATTTAAGTATATCCAATTTTGATCAAACTATTAAAATTATGCAGAACATTGCAGAAAGTACTAGGAAAATGGATCTTTTAGAATACACTAGGAGATTAGCTGAAAGTAAGGATGATACTAAGAGGCTAAATAGTGAAGTTACGAGAAGATTAAGGGGATAAATTTCTTTTTATCGTTTCTTTTATTTGTGTTGCAGAAGGTCTTTGAATAGGGATTGGATTTAGTGTTTGAAGTATTAGGTTTAATAACCAGCTAGGTACGTTACTAGTCTTTGGCAACAAGGGGATAAAATATTTCTTAGCAACATTCAAATACTGTATAAAATTTCCTCCACGTAAATATTCTTCTATCGCTTTTTCTATAGTCTCGTAATACTCTTTCGGAAAGACGTAAGAATTATATAATAGTCTATAAGCAGTACTACCTAATGCAAATATATCCATTGTAGGTTGGGCACCTTGATTTTTTAGTAACGCCGCCTCTATTTGTTCATAAGGGCAATAATACTCTGTGAAGTCATCCACTTTCTCCCCTATTTTTTTAGCTGAGCCTAGGTCACCTAATTTTATTTTTACGTTTCCTTTTATTAAATTTCTAATTATTTCCACTTCCTCTTTCCCAGGATTTATATTAAAATATATGTTTTGGGGTTTAATATCTAAATGTACATATCCAGAATTATGTATCACTTCTAGTGCCTTTGATACTTCCATCATTATTATTGCAACTATTTTATACCAATTATAAGAATGCTGAATATTGTTTAACAAATCAAGTGCAGTTCCCCCTTCCATATACTCCATAACAATATATGGGGGTTTATTTAAGTATAATAATGAGTCTCCCTTTTGAATCTTAATTATATTTTCAACATTTATCTCACTAATACCATATAATTTTACTACATTTTCACTTTTTGAAGATATTTCTTGCAAATTAATAAATTCCTTTCCTAAATCAAGAATTAAATTGTTGACACTAACTCTAGTCTGTCCGACGTTATTTTTTTCCACTTTTGGAATTTTCATAGCAAAGACCTTATTATCCTTAACTACCTTTAAAACATACGAGTTCCCGCCTATACCTATTACATCAATTACCCTATACTCCCCTATGATTCTTCCAATCCATATCTTAGGGTTCCACTGATTAATAGGGGGTATATTCATAGTTTTTGTAAAGTAAATTGTTAATGTATCATTATTTATTACTCCTCTTTCTGGATTAGGAATATATATGTCATTATTTATTATTACTCTATCAACGTAGAAACTCTCACCATATCTTGCATTAATCTTTACAATTTCAGAAGTAAATGTATACTTATTACCGTCTATTACAATAGTCCACGGTACTTTCTTTGGTAATCCATATACTTTTATTTTAATATTAAAAGTTAAACTTCTCTTACTTCTCCATCCTAATAATTGTAATAAATTTCCAATTTCATAGAAACCTATTAAAAGAGAGTCAGATAAGTTAGGTGGAAGTAATAATATTTTATTAAATATTTTCTGATATAAATAGTAAGAAAGTAAAATTACAGATAAAGATATGGGTATTATAGCATAAACCTTTCTTCTATCGTGATAAGCCTTATAGAGAAAAACTGAGCCTAATAGGTATGCTAAACTAGAAAATAATATATTATACGGTATTGAGGGGAAGAAGAGGGGAAAATATATGGAAAAAGTAAATAAAATTCCTGCCAATGTTGAATATCCAATTGATTCTAAAGAGCCTAAAGCTATTCCGTATAATAAATATCCAAGGAATGGTATTATGATGGAGACAAGTATTCCTGCTTTTGCAATTTTTGCTTTGGTTTCAGCGTTTTTTCCTCTTCTCATTATGATTAACTTATGTCTAAATTAATCTTATATTTTTGGTAAGTTCCTCGATAGGTTGTTATAATCGTAGTTAATCCATTGTAACAAATTTTTGCATACTATTCTGAAAATATCTGATCTACTATCATTAATTACGTTATTGGCCCAAGAAGGCACCCAGCCCATTATATGGGTAGTCATGAAATTTATTTCATCACTAATTGTCTTGAATGGGTTTTTATTTAATTTCCTTAATTCGTACTCCTCTTTAACTAAAAAAGACATAAATGCTAAAATTGTTGATATATGATCTATTTCATGAACGAAGTTTCTATCTAACTTAGTTACTATACCTCTTAATCGATAAAATTTTACTATATCACTATATTTAAAAAGTGCTATTTTCTCACCTAAATTTACGAATATTTGCTTACTTTCTACTGGAGTTAATGGTTTGTTTCCAAAACCAGCAAGAAACAGAGTAGAATATTCTATAAGATAATCTTTCTTTTCTATGCTTTCGAATTTCTTCCTTATTTCTAACGTATCTACATTAGATAATTGCTTTAGTATTTCTCTAAAATTTTCATCTATCTTGTTAATTTTCTCAATCATCTGATTATATTCGTTATCCTCAATTTTATATAAAAAAATTTCTGAGAATAAGTCGTATATATAAAATCTTAATAGAGTTAAATCCATTAATGAAAGTGACATAAAAAGTCACTGACTTGTTTGCGAATTATTTCCTTCAGTATATGTTGAGTTATTTCCTTGAGAACCCAATTGTACTACTCCATTTGCAGTCCAAACATTATAGTATTCTTCTTGAGAAAGTAGTTCTATATCGTTATCTGCCGCATATTCACTTCTCCACGGTAAATAACCGCTAGCTGGTTCTGCTCCAGTCTCTGGACCTAATACGAAACCACCCTTATCTATAAATAGTATATTACCAGGATCTGTGGGGTCTAACCTATTAGCCCATATTCTGGCTTGCACCATACATCCGTGTATGCAAGCTGGTATTCTTTCCTCTGGAGGTAAATTAGGATCATAAATCCTATCAAAGCAATGAGTACATTTTTTAACTACGCCTTCTAATGGATCAAAGAATCTATTTCCGTATGGACATCCGTATATACAATATTTACATCCTATACACTTTGTGTAATCTACCAATACTATTCCGTCCTCTATTCTCTTAAATGTAGCACCTACTGGACATACTGGTACACAAGGTGCATTTAAGCAGTGGAAGCAGTTTATGGGTATATTATATACCTTAGTCTGTGGCCAATTTCCGACTTCTATATAAAGTACTCTAAGCCAGAACATGACGTCTAAGTCTCCATAGGGATTTACATCTGGCAATGGTCCAAACATTCCAGATGTATTCCATTCCTTGCACGACATCTGGCAACCTCCGCATCCAAAGCATTTATTAAGATCTGTTATTATGGCATAATTTACATTAGGAGTGAAGGGTAGTTTATATTGAACGCCTCCTTGATATATGTTTAAGGTTATTTGATTTTGATTACTATTTGAGGACATATCCATCACCTTCATGAAGACATGGGTTCAGATGCGAACCCGTACCTAACTTTATAATTACCAATTACATAACCATTTTGTGCCAAGGAATTAGGAGCGACGAAGCTCCATATAGAGGTATTCTGTATATAGTTTGCATTAAATCTTAGATGTGGTATATCTACTGGCTGAGCGAAGGTAGGAGATGATATGTTTCCTACGCTTATTCTACCACCCATTTGGCTTAATATTACGTCAAGGATGTTTTGATTACTGAAGTCCTTACCCATATAAATGAATGTGTTAGCTGTAACTTGAACTCTATTAGTCGTAGCTTTTCCCACTATTTTTATTCTACTATCGTGCCATGCAGTTTGACCAGTTATTGGATCTAAATTCATTATGGGGAAAGCCTTATCATTTTCTGGAGTCAACTTCCCTCCTCTAGATTGTGGCATATATGCTATATTTGCCCAGTTATTTAATATACTATATTTCACTTGTGGTGACGACTCTGTTTGACTCCTAAATCCTGGTAAAGCTTGTGCAGATACTACCACCCATGCTGAGCCAGGTCTCGTAGCCTCATCTAAAAACGCTATTGCAGTGAGCTGTGTTCTTAATCCACCAGCCCATGGTTCATTTATTGCCTCAAAAGTTACAAAATCACCACTTTCAATTCCCATAGATTTAACGTAAGGATCTTCCTTACTTAACATAACTGGAGTGTAAGGCATTATAGCAGTAAGCCAAGGAACAGTAAACGACCACGAGTGATACATTCTGTCATGTCTTCTGACGAAGAAAGTTAGTGGATACTCACTTAGATTAATTCCATCTGATGTTATTTCGGATTGCCATGTAGGTGGTGGGTAATATCCTCCGAAAGGTTTGTGATAGTCCAGCATATTTTTCTTTAACGCTTGCCCGTAGTTATCATTAGGCGGTATTGATTGGACTAAGAAATTTTGGTTACCCGTGAGTTTATAATAATAATAATATGCTGCATTATAGCCTTTCCATTTACCTGCTGCAGCTAATCTGAACTTTTGTAGATATTCAAGGTATATTTTATGAATCCAGGGTAATCCCACATTTCCATAACCTCCAGGTACAAAAGCTCCCCATCCTCTAAAGTAGAACATATTCACGTTTCTCATATATCTAACTGAAGGCGGTAACACATATACAGCACCACCTTTTCCAACCTTTACTACTCCAGGATTAATATCATCTAGAGTCATTTGTCCATTAGCGTAGTTATTAATAATCATCTGTAGCATAGCTTTTAATAACGGTTGGAATTTAACTGGAATTCTAAAATAGTGTTCTATTCCAGAAGATCTGTTATTAGCAGCTATTTTATATGTTGTAGCAGTAGAGAATTGCTGATTAGATGGTATCTGAGATAATATTTGATTAATTATCGTGCTTTGATCCATACCAGTAGGAACGAACGATGCATAAAGCTTTAGCTGCTGTGGGTTTGGAGAACTAACTCCCTCCTCATTTGCTAAAATATACTCAAAATTGTCTCCATAGCCTGCTAGTAGTGTTCCACTTTTTAGTATATACATACTAGTGGAGATTAAACCAGGTTGACCTTGTATTAATATTTGCTGTCCAGTTAGTGGATCACGTAAATTTATTGGACTAATTAAAGGCAATCCAGTTACTGGATCTTGTTTAGTATAATGTGGATTATTTGAAGGATCTATGGATAAATTAGGATTGGCTTTTTGGTTAGGATACGCTCTAAGTAACCATAAAAGGGTTAATAGGAAATCTCCAGCACTTAATACTGGATATAGTGCAGGCAATGCGGGCCAATTTAATGAATCAGAAGGTCCTTGAGGTAAACTAGTTGGTCTATCAAAAGTAGAGTGAAATCCATAAATTTCAAGGAAGGACAAATCTGGAATTATTAGATCAACAACGTTATTAGTCTCCTGCATAAACAGATCAATACTTATAGTAAATGGTATGTAGTAGTTTCCATTGGGATCCGTTTCTGTAACTTTTTGTAGTAAATCAGTAAGAGTATAAGCATTATTCCAATATGGTGCAGTTATATACCACATCATAGCTTGAATCTGATATGGAATAATTCCTAAATTTGCATACTTATTCATTAAATAAGCCGTATAAGCTACTGCTGAAATAGATCTTTGAGTAGTTAAAGGTATTTCCCAACTATAAGCTCTATCTACTAGTA
The genomic region above belongs to Saccharolobus caldissimus and contains:
- a CDS encoding oxidoreductase, whose translation is MSQLKLTRRDFLKITGATAITTALLFEAPPVIDKIFSSATNDVNYTLNYPSDEIVYTNCFQCLGRCAIQVVRTPEGYPRFVTGTIGWHINDGGVCPRGAADVFYYFTPARLRYPLLRAGPRGSGQWIAIDYDTAYDIIINGVNAQSWSKLGLNPSQLGISNFPGLLKIRETNPHALAFFQGRDQLIPGITAGFFAGNFGTANAGAHGGFCSMNVYTAGVYITGAPVWEYAGPDEERAQYFILAGLAGDHFPNWMRRIIARIRENGGKVLTIAPERFGFYSVSDEHLYVNPATDGALAMGWIRVLVDFHYYVYKVSQGKKVLNPITLQPVTPSYDPSNGQLIMQTISPNGQVIQLPQFGDIPNTAVFPHIDEDFLRYYTNLSWLVIVNPNPQNGDALDPTDPNAQSNVGLHVRMPVKNPLYANSQKITATTSSGKTVSITFPANIWLEAVLGNDGNIYAYVDIPWQNGVMPILTLDELPEQMLSNIIQIPYKLKNGQIIKVPAIKITVPVSPKGNDTITLTVTTAFELLRAELMNYDPYTPADQPAQYGALNVANVTGIPHNTIVRIANEIAVAAFQKAIYQPVKWVDYLGRFHDYVIGRPVSIYFMRGLAAHANGFMSAASYYYLVLMIGAWDNPGANGYKYPYPHYFPGHAVPPHPLANTPSIDSDLATAGVKPQASGRAGFLKEEYIYNDGTVEINKVTVVPAGPYGFPDGPDDLVIYKTGRPLLVDRAYSWEIPLTTQRSISAVAYTAYLMNKYANLGIIPYQIQAMMWYITAPYWNNAYTLTDLLQKVTETDPNGNYYIPFTISIDLFMQETNNVVDLIIPDLSFLEIYGFHSTFDRPTSLPQGPSDSLNWPALPALYPVLSAGDFLLTLLWLLRAYPNQKANPNLSIDPSNNPHYTKQDPVTGLPLISPINLRDPLTGQQILIQGQPGLISTSMYILKSGTLLAGYGDNFEYILANEEGVSSPNPQQLKLYASFVPTGMDQSTIINQILSQIPSNQQFSTATTYKIAANNRSSGIEHYFRIPVKFQPLLKAMLQMIINNYANGQMTLDDINPGVVKVGKGGAVYVLPPSVRYMRNVNMFYFRGWGAFVPGGYGNVGLPWIHKIYLEYLQKFRLAAAGKWKGYNAAYYYYYKLTGNQNFLVQSIPPNDNYGQALKKNMLDYHKPFGGYYPPPTWQSEITSDGINLSEYPLTFFVRRHDRMYHSWSFTVPWLTAIMPYTPVMLSKEDPYVKSMGIESGDFVTFEAINEPWAGGLRTQLTAIAFLDEATRPGSAWVVVSAQALPGFRSQTESSPQVKYSILNNWANIAYMPQSRGGKLTPENDKAFPIMNLDPITGQTAWHDSRIKIVGKATTNRVQVTANTFIYMGKDFSNQNILDVILSQMGGRISVGNISSPTFAQPVDIPHLRFNANYIQNTSIWSFVAPNSLAQNGYVIGNYKVRYGFASEPMSS